CTTTCTTATTTCATAAAACAGCCTTAACGGCCCAATACAAAAGTAACACAGTATTGCTTGGGCAAAGAAAATAACATTCAACTTCGGCAATAAAAATTCAAGTGCAAACAACGTATTTGATCAATGCActcataaaaaagaaacattgtttCCAACGATTCAATGATTTGTTCTTATGACTTTTGCAAAGAGATGAACTTTTGGACCGTGTGCAGAACCGTAAAAGGTTTGCACACGttttcagttcttgttttgcaaaaagatgctttccaaaatacggatttttctcgcagcttgtttgtaaagatgttccaagtttcagccgacgaagaaataggtaaataaagtaaacttgtcgagttttgaactccaaaactttttcaaatttgtgctttcgtgattagcgcgcgaaaagcaaaacatctcaACAATGTTTatatactctcatgcaaacacttctctcggccaatcagagcgcgcgtactatcttagttacaTTCCTTGCAGATTCGAGTTTCGATAAGTTCAAACAATTAGCCATTAACAGGTTCATTTGTTTCTCTTCAACTTAATACACTTACAAAATGGAAACATTAGAAACATTGTTTGGAAAAAGTTCATGGCACTAAGGGAATAAGGGAATTCTAGCAATATCCATGAACATCGTTAGCTCTTTGTGAAATCAATAAGGCATTCCAGTAAAGTTAGTCGTAAGATAGATTTCACTCAAGTTTCGGCTTTCAGATCAGCAACAGTCCAATatatcaaatattaaaaataattgcaCTAGATGCTCTATCCTTCGCCGGTATAACACGGCTTAATCTCATGAGTATATGAATcttaaaaatgatttctttctAAAGTAGATTCATTTTCCATTGTTGGTAAATGGGTTTCAAATTGAAACGAAAACATTTTAAGAATGATGatagattttgttttgttttttgtcgaAAATTTATAAAACAGCCTCACCCAACTGACAAATTGCGTCGGACAAAAAATGTAACATGGAACTAAGCAATGATTCAAACGCAAACAACACAGATGATCAATACGAATAAATCAAATAGTTCATTGGGTTTCCTGTGATCACTTTTGCCGCGAGAAACGCGAAAACGGAAAGTACGCCGGTTGATTGTTGTCAAGTGTCTGAAGTATTGCTATAAAGTAGTCGAAAGTCCAATATTCCTGATTACACCCTGTGGTAAGAATACTCCGGACTGATTGCAAGTTAACTACTCCTAAAGCTTTGTTATGCATTTTAAACCCCCCGGAGCATTTTTTACTGTCACCAGGAATTTGACCTAAAGTGATTGCTTAGTCATGTCCAAAAACACGTATTTTAATAAAGCAATGGTCGTACCAAGATCCAGTCCTTGACGGAATGAAATTTTTCTGAAACGTATTCAGTTATAAGCTGGCTGTTCGTTAACATAAGGGTTACAGATCACAACTTAATTATATCAAAGCATACTCATATCTAGTCTATACCTAAACATATAAGGGAAGCGTAATTTTAAATTAGTTACTGTTGAGTTAACTCTTCCCGTTTACGTTCCATGACGTAGTTTAGATACTTCTTAGCTATTTGACTTCAATATCGTTTATTAAATTAAGTCAAACTTATAATAcccttaatattttttttagatttcccCTGTTTCATATTTTCTAAAACAGCCCAAGTCATTACGTCTATTCTAGTTTAAGACCCGAGTCCACAACGTACAGCATGTTTCTGTATGctaaatcaattttgaaacataACGGTTATACGTCAAGTAAATCATTCTACTTTTTAGAGTAACAAATCTTCTTCATAAAGGTTTTTCTACAGATCCCTCAATTCAACGATTTCTTTCTAGTATTATAAACGCAAAGTTTCATCAATTTCTCAGTTATCTTTGAGTTAACTCTTCATGTTTATGATCTAATGCATTGCTTGAATACTTTTGAGCTATTTCACTTCAAAGTTATTTATTAAATCAAGTTAATCTCTGGACTGTATTTCAGTAACatttcagctgttttttttcgttttatagAAACAGCTTTACCCAATACATTATGAGacgattttgaaatatcacgagtggtatttatgccaaatatcatgtacaaatcatgctattatttgcttatactactacccgcaaagggtttgtaattttcacatgtagttatttcaaaaaaaaaaagctgagaTACCACtgtgctctaagccaatcaaattgcagaaatttctcatgtagtagtataaacattgaaagcttctttaaaaaaagtaataagttAGATGGGAAGGAACGAAACTGTTTTCACTCAAGTGTCGCCTTCAGAGATCAGTAACAGTCCAATATATCTAATTTATACTGTTGATATACTAAAAATATTTCCACTAACCGATCTACTCTTCGGGTAACACAGCTTTATCTCATGAGTATCTTTAAAATGATTTCTGCCTAATGCAGATTCATTTTCGATTGTTGGTAAACGGGTTTTAGGTTTAAAACGAAAACATTTAAGGAATCCTACTGATGAAGCAgccaaatttaaattttctagtttttttcaaagttttgatgacagatttgttttcttttttgtcgaCATTTTATACTACAGCCTCAACTAATTGACAAATTGCTCGGACAAACAATATAACATTGAACTAAGCTATGATTCAAGTGCAAACAACACGACTGAATAAATTCAAACAGTTCATTGGGTTCCCTGTCGTGACTTTGGTCGCGAGACGTTCTCAAGTGTCTGAAGTGCTACTATCAACTGGTCGAAAGTCCAATATCACTATTTGCTCAGTGTTAAGGGTACTCCGGATTGATTGCAAGTTAACTACTCTTTATAAAAATGGCTACTCTATCTTGCTCATTAACCGCTTAACaggttatttaataaagtgattgcattttttttttttttaaaaattaaaaagctttGTACGCCCTGCAGAATTTATTACTGTCAGCAAGAATTTGACCTACAGTGATTACTTAGCAATAATCAGCTGAATAATTTTGTCAACGGTTAAAAACACTATTTTAATAAAGCAATGGTAGCAAGAGCCAGTCAAACAACAACATACAGAATGAGAAGTTTTCTCTGTCTGCTAAAACATATTCACTTACAAGCTGGCTGTATACAACTGTTCGTTAACATAAGGGTTACAGATCACAACTTAAGTATATCAAAGCATACCGTCTTAAACAAAGAAGGGAAGCGTAATTTTGAATTAGTTACTATTGAGTTAACTCTTCCTGTTTACGTTCCATGACGTAGTTTATATACTTCTTAGCTATTTGACTTTAATGTCATTTTGTTAAATTAAGGCTAACTTAccctaaatatttttttcagatttcccatgttttgtattttcgaaaacagCTTAGTGAAGTCAAATAACGCTGTATCCACtgacaaaaaattcaacaaGTTCAGAACCAACTGGCTATTGAATGCTTCGTGGTTCTCTTCCGAATATAATCATGCAAAATAAATCATTGTTTTGTCAGATTACTACAACTGGAACGGCCTtctttatgcacctatcaatgtaaatcccgtgggggggggagtgcgggcaaggggaggggattttgatgcctgggactatccccgctgtcgggcttttgatcgtgcgaggcgaccccggggtcgggacatttgactttgaccgacagaagcctagtatcaattcagaagcagttaccaagtccgtccctcgaggcttcctgaaagtcacgttgttggagaaagggctgaaaggtatgaagttttcatttgttttaatcgccataatccgatactttaaactgtcatctaaacagataatgtctattttgaggaattttttatcttcaagttcccatctgattgtaaaactcgattgaaatcgaattccaccatgaaagtcagaagtcattatgggtcactgatccgacctgttccgacatgttgagcagatgttataaagcattttacgttttgttaatattatatagcacggtcaatcttcctggagtgattttgttgttcaagataagagatgctagtggagagagaaaatacttaattacagcgagtaatttaatggagcttccgttaaccgtaaataaaagtcgTAACAACGTGtctgaaatgttcttttattcgttttatatagtattatagcattgtttgtttagattttttcccctggggtgggggcttttttgacacttttgattgacctttcgtttcccaccctggggaatttgatcgaaaaattttaaaatttgtcaaatccccaccccttgcccgcactccccccccccccacggggtttacattgataggtgcattacttTGTGTTTAGGTTTTATCGTTGTCCCCTTTTTAAAACAGCTTAATATGAAACACATAATGTAGTGTTGTTGAAGAAAACTGTGATAGAGTAACAGGGTACACAATTTAGGTCCAAAAAAATTGCCATTGAATGGTTCATGGTTCTCTTACGCATGATACACAACGTAGTAGACGAAGTactctttgttttgaaaaattcatTGCTGTATTCCTTTTATGTCTTTTTGCAATAGTGTTACTTCCAGATTCGGCAAATCATGTTAACGAAATTCAAATCATATCGATATACCAACCTTGGAGGCTTAACGTTGAATTAGCAAGCCATTCAACACTGATTTAATGGATTTACTATAAAAACGGGAAACGGGCACGGGGAGCGGGGAACCTGGGGAACGAAACAGAGAATTGGAATGAAGTTACTAAAAGGTCTACAGTGttaccatttttcattttcccgttcccCGTGCTCTTTCCCCGCACCCCGTACCCCGtaccccgttccccgttccccgtacCTTTTTCCCTGCCTGTTCCCTACTGCCTTCAGTGAATTTTCCATACAATCATTACATACTAATCAGTTTTTAGTATGCTCGTAGTCAATGAATGAGGTCAATTTCTTCGTAAATCGGCGTTTCAGGTTTTGATCGACTCAGTTCCATCCGATCAAGCCATCAAATCCTGTTTTTGTTTAATCACTCACCGCCAAAGGATCGTAGTCCTGTACATCAAATCGAAAGGTCACCGGCCCAGATCGATATCTAATTATTTCTGCTCTTGCCATGAAGTGTTCCCCATTATTAAACCAGTAGAGTGTCTTGGCTTTACCAGAATTCATCTTGTCGTAAGTGTCTTGGCCACGGGTGAACTCGCTGCCAGTTTTGTCTTGGATGTTGATTTTCATTAAACTTGATAAAGCAAACTCGATGACTCTAACATTCGTCGCAGGCGGTTGTTCTTCGGAGCTTAGGATTCCGTTCTGGTAGAGAATAATGTACCCACCGGTTGAAAATTGCGAGGATGAGAGCTGTGAGGTTTCCAGCCAACAACTTGATCGAGATTGGACGTTGTGGGTGAAAGTGACGGAACGTAATCTTCTCCGTCCAACTTTACCCGAAACAATCTTCATGGGAAAATCTGTTTCGTTAATGAAGTCAATAAATATGACACCTACCAGCACTCTTGTTAAGGCCACAACAGTTTTGTTGCCCTGAGGAAATAAAGAATTCTGGGGAGAGTGAGTGTCATGGCCTTCCAGTTTTAACTTAACGCACTGACTGGACACTTTACTTGCTTCAGATTCAACTGTCGCAGAATCAGGTAATTGCGGTAAATATAAGCTATGTCTGACTGCTTCTACGAGCCTCTTTCCTGATGTGTTTCGGCTTAAAACAACGATTTTCGTCAGTTTTCCTCCTTCATAGGGAAGGCTTCCAAGAAAGGTCAGATATTTTTCGTCAGACAGGAATGCAAGCTTTTCTCTCGCTTTCTCTTCTTGGCGTTTAATAATACGATAGACCGCATCTTCGTCTTCTTTTCTCCCAAGATCTGCAAATCGTCCGTTCGCAGCCAACAAAAGTGCCATGAAACAGACGTACGCCTCGCTGTAAGTCACCACAGCTGTCACAAAATCTGCTACGTCAGGATCTTCTGTGAGGGGGGATCCTTTTTCGTATTTGAATGGCAAAGGTGACTCTAGTCTGTAGGAAAGCTCACCCATAAATTGAACGTAGTCATTCCACAAGTTGGTGTCGTCTAGTTTTTCCGCTGACTTCAATGTACGTAGCTGAGATGTCTGGTTGCATACGCGATCCTTCAAACCTTGGAATCTTTGATCATGCAACTTTTGATTGAAGTTGACTAGTTCCTTGTGCACGACTTTTGCGAGTTGATCTACCACACTTGGCTGTGCATGTTTTGGCTTGCCATAACTGAGAATTGTACTAATAATGCCACAGATTGTAGTAATTATCGGCCCGTAAGGTCCACCAACGACGGACCCAATCGAAGAGACGATGTTTAAAACTCCTATAGCGATATCCACGGGATCGTCACTTTTGAATTTCTCGATACTATTCACCGTCACTTGGACAACTTTAAGAACTTTACCCACTGTTTCAGGGCTTAGTTCCTTCGTTTTTTCCtcgctgttgttgttttgttttgtaaccCAAGTTTCTATTTCTCTTAGCTTTCTTTCGATATCTATTTTTAGATTGGCATTTGAGTCCACAAAATCTGACACACACCTACGCAATGAGTCCAGACATTCTTTGATATCGGGGCATGGAAGAGATGGACTTTGACAATGACTGTGGTAACGTGCAGCCATTATTTAGGCCTAGAAGtgagaaaggagaaagacaagtGATTTTTCACTATGTAATGGTGTTGTCTGAAGCAATCACCTTAAAATACAATGAATGATAATATTTATTGTGGCATGTGAAGGTTAACGTTCGATTATCGTGTCTTTCACGGTCAGTATGCTATtgatcacgacgtttcgacaacGCCAAGAATTATTCATACGaatatattaaaatgaaaaaaatcccAAATCTAGGTAAATCGTCAGAAGTAATTATATAACGGGAGAGGAAAGGAACTGAAAATTCATTCCCGTTACAGTGAGGGGGGCATTGGGGGACCGTCCACACCGCAACATgccatagaaaaaaaaaacaaaaaccgcaTCACAAAAAAAGTGGCTAAACACCGACGTCGCAATTTTAATTTTGGTCCTACGATTAATCTAATCCAAATCTCCATATAATTGGGGATGGTTATCTCGGAGCTGGTTAGTGATAAGTAGAGAGTGAGTTTTTCCTATTTTTGCGAACTCTATTTTTTGTCTTGCAGATAGAAAAATGCATACAACGCCCATGACAgtcatgaaaaaaacaaacccaTGCAGATTTCGCCTGTCATCCATTTGTTTTGAAGTCTTTTTTGTATAAAAAGACCACACAGATCAGGCTTCGCTCCTGCCATAAAAAAAGCAGTGAGATCAATTTTACCCGACGTTCCTAGGAGGGCAGAACTTgttttggcttgttttattGGGTCGTTGTCGATCTTTTGTTTATTAGTTTTGAACACTCGTTCTTTATCACTTTGGGTCGTTGTGGATCGTTTAGGTCGTTTGGCTCGTTTTGCCTGGTTCCTCGTTTCAGTCACTACGGCCAAATGATAAACCACAACATTGCACAGTGTTCGCAAGTTATTTCGTTTCACCGTAGGTTTAAAACCAGAAACACCGCACACCGCACGGTTtaacaccgcaacaccgcaagATGGGATTTTATTCACCGCAACCACAAGGTCCAGAcgaaacccgtcgaaaacctctgaaaaaatgggttattttgatcgcgttacagtctcgttacacattctatagaccgcaaaccaagagactgagggctcgccagatcggcttacagtatacttcgtgcctcggtcgcccttcgggcgacgtgccgtgcgtcagcgaggatatggcttgcggttattgattttcaaaagtcgatctgggtcagataagaagctaagaaatcgtttacagtagatttataaagatcCCTTTGGGCtgattaatcgtgctaagcgacaggtatagacatttttcaaagtgagactttaaataagtaattcatttattcacacaaAACTTCTCTGGACCCTGTGCCGTAACACCGCATTTAATCCCCGTGTCCCCCTCCTTAGTGAGAAAGCCGGAACCAAGAGAGAGCACGCAAAAGACGTAAGTTGTTCATCAGATATGCGTTACTCAGTGTACTGACATCAGCTCTCAATGCGAGCAACATAACCATTTGCGGGCAGCGCAAAAGTGCATGGAAACTATCTTCTTAAAATGACAGCGTAATTAAATATAGTTTGGGTTAAAATGCACTACACAGTTCTGTTTCGCGTAGTAGCCAACCCTGGACCTCTTCAGGCAGAACAATTTTTTGGTTATAATTTAAGGTCACAAACAGTTGAGTTTTATGCTATACTTGTGACAAATCATGAATAAAATACAATCGTGAAACGAAGCTGAAAAATCAGAGTCCTTTTATGCATGTAAACACGTATGTAAAGGTAGGCATTCTAATCTATTTTGCTTGGGAAGCGGATTCAGCTGAATTTGTCCCCACTTTAAGATCGGAAGACTATTCAACTCGCATTCATTTGTTCTGCGTgcaatttatcaatttttttaactACTGTGACAGGTAAACTTCATTGCAGTTCTGCACGACATTACTTACCCTTGTGTTGGCTTTTTACGGCCACAATCTCAGGTCCGAAACTTTCGAATCGACGAGAAAAAATAACACCGATTGTGCGCTGGATGAAAATTAAAACGACCTTTCTCAGCGTGATGTGCATGTGACTTGCGATCCAATGCTGATCAAGTGTTCCAGGAAAACACTTCGAAAAAACACCCTTCTATGCTACGCCCAATTAAGCAAATCACGCAAGGGAAAGAAAAACAGTACTGTATTCGTGTCTAAACTGGTCGTTGATCATGGGAGTatcctgtgtacagacccctcTCCCCTCAGGGAAAATCCTGAGGGGAGGgaggtctgtacacaggctatcatgGGAGCTAAGTAAGATAAGACCACCTTCATCGGAAAAGTTTGCTTCTGTTGTTTCTTTGATCTTTCTGTTCAAGCCAAAGCGATCATGCGGGAACACTGATTCATGACTAATCAGATTGAGAGCGAAACATAATTCCTTCTTTTTCCCTTCAGTGACCCTTTTTGACCTTTTCGGGGTAATCCTCGTTTAAATATTGGTCAGAATTTCTCAGAACTTTACATTCGCTTCCGTGCCGCAATGTGCATTTTGTCTTTAatcccgggaggggggggggggggggtctttaATACCCTAACCAGGAGCCGGCACTGTCGTTTGCGGTCTTGTTCAATTTTTAGGTTATCGGAGTTGAAAACAATGT
The genomic region above belongs to Porites lutea chromosome 12, jaPorLute2.1, whole genome shotgun sequence and contains:
- the LOC140921983 gene encoding uncharacterized protein, with translation MAARYHSHCQSPSLPCPDIKECLDSLRRCVSDFVDSNANLKIDIERKLREIETWVTKQNNNSEEKTKELSPETVGKVLKVVQVTVNSIEKFKSDDPVDIAIGVLNIVSSIGSVVGGPYGPIITTICGIISTILSYGKPKHAQPSVVDQLAKVVHKELVNFNQKLHDQRFQGLKDRVCNQTSQLRTLKSAEKLDDTNLWNDYVQFMGELSYRLESPLPFKYEKGSPLTEDPDVADFVTAVVTYSEAYVCFMALLLAANGRFADLGRKEDEDAVYRIIKRQEEKAREKLAFLSDEKYLTFLGSLPYEGGKLTKIVVLSRNTSGKRLVEAVRHSLYLPQLPDSATVESEASKVSSQCVKLKLEGHDTHSPQNSLFPQGNKTVVALTRVLVGVIFIDFINETDFPMKIVSGKVGRRRLRSVTFTHNVQSRSSCWLETSQLSSSQFSTGGYIILYQNGILSSEEQPPATNVRVIEFALSSLMKINIQDKTGSEFTRGQDTYDKMNSGKAKTLYWFNNGEHFMARAEIIRYRSGPVTFRFDVQDYDPLAVSD